A single window of Salvia splendens isolate huo1 chromosome 8, SspV2, whole genome shotgun sequence DNA harbors:
- the LOC121745490 gene encoding transcription factor VOZ1-like translates to MGKGSKSAACKSTSHQLFKDRAKNRVDDLQGVLSDLQSARKESRSIDVVVLEEQVHQMLREWKSELNEPSPASSLQQGGSLGFSSDICRLLQLCEEEDDATSALAAPKPDPDAQKAVNGYTSQENFNITKGPQELGFQLVEQCKNAAMGVNMEMNNMNVPSQLEYHSFDYHQDFEQPYFIGFDGTGFIGEDVMPQISGYQPNISPPPSAFLGPKCALWDCTRPALGLEWCQKSDDYCSIYHAGLAPSEGYFGRPPVVRPRGIGLKDNLLFAALGAKVQGKDVGIPECEGAATTKSPWNAPELFDLTVLDGETIREWLFFDKSRRAFESGNRKQRSLPDYNGRGWHESRKQVMNEFGGLKRSYYMDPQPMENFEWHLYEYEINKYDLCALYRLEVKRADGKKSPKGKLGNDSVADLQKQMGRLSAEFPNEKQRVVKGRGKSNLKEGSGRIYSGSNAMEANPGEGLEYTRGAPYDYLVEDINGYYIT, encoded by the exons ATGGGGAAGGGTTCGAAGAGCGCGGCATGCAAGTCCACATCTCACCAGCTCTTCAAGGACAGGGCGAAGAATCGCGTGGATGATCTACAGGGGGTCTTAAGTGATCTCCAATCAGCTAGGAAGGAGAGCCGGTCAATTGATGTGGTTGTGCTTGAAGAGCAAGTTCACCAGATGCTTCGTGAGTGGAAGTCTGAGCTTAACGAACCGTCCCCAGCTTCTTCTCTGCAGCAG GGAGGGAGCCTTGGTTTTTCATCGGATATTTGTCGGCTGCTGCAGCTTTGTGAGGAGGAAGATGACGCAACTAGTGCGTTAGCTGCACCAAAACCAGACCCTGATGCACAGAAGGCTGTTAATGGATATACTTCTCAAGAG AATTTTAATATTACCAAGGGTCCTCAAGAACTAGGCTTCCAGTTGGTGGAGCAATGCAAAAATGCTGCCATGGGAGTTAACATGGAAATGAACAATATGAATGTGCCTTCACAGCTAGAATATCATTCATTTGATTACCATCAAGATTTTGAACAGCCGTATTTTATAGGCTTTGATGGCACGGGGTTCATCGgtgaggatgttatgcctcagATTTCTGGGTATCAACCAAATATCAGCCCCCCACCGTCTGCTTTCTTGGGGCCAAAATGTGCCCTTTGGGATTGCACTAGACCAGCATTGGGGTTGGAATGGTGTCAAAAGTCTGATGACTATTGCAGCATCTATCATGCTGGGCTTGCACCTAGTGAAGGCTATTTTGGTAGGCCTCCTGTTGTACGACCGAGAGGCATTGGCTTAAAGGATAATTTACTTTTTGCTGCTCTTGGTGCGAAGGTGCAAGGAAAAGATGTTGGCATTCCTGAGTGTGAGGGTGCTGCTACAACAAAATCACCTTGGAATGCACCTG AGCTCTTTGATCTCACTGTTCTGGATGGCGAAACAATCAGGGAGTGGCTGTTTTTTGATAAATCGCGCAGAGCCTTTGAGAGTGGTAACAGGAAGCAGCGATCACTTCCAGATTATAATGGGAGGGGTTGGCATGAGTCCCGAAAACAAGTGATGAATGAATTTGGAGGGTTGAAGAGATCCTACTACATGGATCCTCAGCCGATGGAGAATTTTGAGTGGCACCTTTATGAATACGAGATCAACAAGTATGATTTGTGCGCATTATACAGACTTGAAGTAAAGCGTGCTGATGGCAAGAAGAGTCCTAAAGGGAAGTTAGGCAATGATTCTGTTGCTGATCTGCAAAAGCAGATGGGCAGGCTGAGTGCTGAGTTCCCAAATGAGAAGCAGCGCGTCGTCAAAGGAAGGGGAAAGAGCAATTTGAAGGAGGGAAGTGGGAGAATTTACTCTGGTTCGAACGCAATGGAAGCAAATCCAGGTGAAGGGCTTGAATATACAAGAGGCGCACCATACGATTATCTTGTGGAAGATATCAATGGGTACTACATAACATGA
- the LOC121743084 gene encoding OPA3-like protein, whose protein sequence is MLPLLKLGTLALKTLSKPIAARLKQQAGIHPKFRNTIVSIAQANHRITTTMQRRIYGHATDVEIRPLNEEKAVQAAVDLMGELFVFSVAVAALIFEVQRSARSEAKKEEVRRLEMEGMRQRDEELAQEVELLKQKLAEIEQMAKARGLAGVFNLRQAQAEAKPTPVA, encoded by the exons ATGCTCCCTCTATTGAAGCTCGGAACGCTTGCCCTAAAAACTCTCAGCAAACCCATCGCCGCTAGACTCAAGCAGCAGGCCGGAATTCACCCCAAATTCAGAAATACGATAGTTAGCATAGCCCAG GCTAATCACAGGATCACAACAACCATGCAAAGGCGCATATATGGTCATGCAACAGATGTGGAAATCCGACCTTTGAATGAAGAGAAGGCTGTTCAAGCTGCAGTTGATCTCATGGGGGAACTTTTTGTCTTCTCG GTGGCAGTGGCTGCTCTGATCTTCGAGGTACAGAGAAGTGCTCGATCTGAAGCAAAAAAGGAGGAAGTTCGCAGGCTTGAAATGGAG GGAATGAGGCAACGGGATGAAGAGTTAGCGCAAGAGGTAGAGCTTCTGAAGCAAAAACTAGCAGAGATTGAACAAATGGCCAAGGCACGAGGCCTTGCCGGAGTGTTTAATTTAAGACAGGCTCAAGCTGAAGCCAAGCCCACACCTGTAGCTTGA